GACCTGAAGCCAGATTCTCACGCGTTACTCACCCGTCCGCCACTATCTCCGAAGAGACCGTTCGACTTGCATGTGTTAAGCATACCGCCAGCGTTCATCCTGAGCCAGGATCAAACTCTCCGTTTTGGTTTGTTTGTTTTAGCTCTTTCTTGACTACTGTTTTTTAACTTTAGTCTCGTTATTTTATTGACTTGACGCGCAATATTTGCTGTATAATTGCTTTCAAACTATAATATTTTCAAGGTTCGGTGTGTCTTTAAAACGCCGCTCTTTGGCGCTCGTCTCTCAGGCACTTATCTAATATAGCGAGCGCTCCTATCTTTGTCAACTGTTTTTTCAATCTATTTTGAATCTATTTTTTCATGTCTCTGAAACTCCCCACAGTGCTAGGTTGTAGGCAACAATGGTTTATGCACTTTGCTGATTACGGGAGGGTAGAGCGTGAATTTTCAGTCTGTTATTAGTTTATTGCACCAATTTTGGGGTGAACGTGGTTGCTTAATTGCCCAGCCTTACGACATTGAGAAGGGGGCGGGTACCAAAAACCCTCATACATTTTTAAGGGCTTTGGGACCGGAACCTTGGTCTGTTGCTTATGTTGAACCATGTCGTCGTCCTACTGATGGCCGTTACGGCGAAAATCCGAATCGTTTTCAACACTATTATCAGTACCAAGTTTTGATTAAGCCGTCACCGGATAATATTCAAGATATTTATCTCGATTCTTTGAGGGTTTTGGGCATTCGTCCAGAAGACCACGATGTTCGGTTTGTGGAAGATAACTGGGAAGATGCGACTGTGGGCGCTTGGGGTACTGGTTGGGAAGTCTGGTTAGATGGGATGGAAATTACTCAATTTACCTATTTCCAACAGTGTGGGGGAATTGATTGTCGTCCTGTATCGATTGAAATTACTTACGGCTTGGAGCGGCTGGTGATGTATCTCCAGCAGGTGGAAGCTATTACTAAGATTGATTGGACGGACACTATTACTTATGGTGATGTTTTTCTGCAAAGTGAGATTGAGCAGTGTACTTACAATTTTGAGGGATCGAATCCTGAGTTGCTGCTGACACTGTTTAATTTATATGAGCAGGAAGCTAGTCAATTAACTGAGCGTGGGTTGGTTGTACCCAGCCTGGATTATGTGATGAAGTGTTCGCACACGTTTAATTTGCTGGATGCTAGGGGTGTGATTTCGGTGACGGAACGAACTCGTTATATTGGGAGGATTCGTCATTTGGCTCGGAAGGTGGCTCATTTATATGTTGAGCAACGGGAAAAGTTGGGTTTTCCACTGCTGAAGGGGATAACAGTGTGAGTTTGGTAATGTATTAAGAGGAATGTGGATTTAATAAAATACAGAACCTCACCCCCAACCCCTCTCCTTCTCCCAAAGGGAGACGCTACGCGAAGGCAAGGAGAGGGGAGAATTTAAAGTAAGTTTTTTTATGAGTGGCTTATGATTCAGACAAGTGGTGTGTTTATCTGTCTTGGCTTTATTCTGGGATTGCTGTTGACGGGTGTTCCTGGGGGTGGGTTTTGGGTTCTGGGTTTTGGGGTTGTGGGAGCGCTTCTGTTTGGAAGACGCAGATTAGGGCAGTTTGCTCAAAAGTCTGAAAATGCTCATGGTAAAACTCAGGCGGTTCCTAGTATTTGGCAAAATGCTCCCCATCCTAGAATATGGCTGGTTGCTGGGTTGGTGGGGTTGTTAGCAACTTTTTATTTTCAATGGCGATCGCCACAACCAGATGAAAATGATATCAGTACATTTATTTCGTCCGCAAATAACGGTAATCAACAACAACTAGTGATTGTTCGTGGGGAGGTGGTAAGTAATCCCCGTTTGACTCGTAGCCAACGAGGGCAATTTTTGTTGGCTGCTACTCAGCTTGATGAGGTCAAAAATGAAACTGGCCCAGTTAATGTGCCTAAAGGTGTGACGGGCAAATTATATGTGACAGTGCCAATACTTCAGGCTACGGGGTTATATCCTGGTCAACAAATTGCTGTGACTGGAATTTTATACAAGCCGAGAACCGCATCAAATCCTGGTGCTTTCGATTTTCAGAAGTTTCTCAAGCAACAAGGAATATTTGCTGGTTTGACTGGCAGACAGATTAATGTTCTGGATCAGTATGATGAACGTCAGTGGGGATGGTGGCAAATTCGGCAACGAATTGTGCGATCGCAAGTTCGTTGGTTAGGTGTTCCAGGCGGTCCCCTTGTCAGTGCAATGGTTTTGGGTAGTAAAGCCGTTGATTTACCCTACGATATTCGTGATTTGTTTGTGAAGGCAGGGTTGGCTCATACTTTGGCAGCTTCAGGATTTCACGTTTCTTTGGTCTTGGGTTTAATTCTACAACTGACAAGGCGGGCATCGAAGGGAACACAATTTACCTTTGGCTGTTTGGCGTTAATTATTTTCCTCAGTTTAACGGGGTTCCAACCTTCGGTGCTGCGTGCCGTAATTATGGGTTTTGCGGCTTTGGTGGGTTTGCTATTAAAAAGAAAGGTTAAACAATTTGGCTCTCTACTATTAGCCGCAACTCTATTATTGCTGATTAACCCGTTATGGATTTGGGATTTAGGCTTTGAATTGAGTTTTTTAGCAACACTAGGGTTAATCGTCACAGTCCCCGCACTTGTGAAACGCTTAGATTGGTTACCACCAGCGATCGCTTCTTTAATTGCTGTGCCTCTGGCGGCTACGATTTGGACTTTACCTCTGCAACTTTATGTATTTGGGGTTATGCCTGCTTATGGTGTGTTACTGAATATCATCAGCACACCTTTGATTGCCATGATTAGTATAGGTGGAATTATCAGTGCGATCGCCGCATTAATTTGGCCTGCGGCTGGTAGCGCTTTAGCAGGAGGATTACATTATCCTACTGATTGGCTGATTAAATTAGTCGAATCATTCAGCAACTTGCCGGGTAATTCTCTGAGTTTGGGAAGTATATCTACGTGGCAGTTACTAGGCATATATGCAGTGGTTATTTCGGTTTGGCTAGTACGTTGGTGGCAGAAACGCTGGTGGTTTGCAGGTTTAATGGCTATTGGTTTGGTGGTGATCCCATTTTGGCATTCTGCAAATACATTATTGAGAATCACAGTCTTAGCCGCAGGTACAGAACCGGTTGTAGTCATTCAAGACCGAGGAAGAGTGACACTGATTAATAGTGGTGATGAGGGGACTGGACGCTTCACAATTCTACCATTTCTACAACAGCAGGGCATTAATCAAATAGATTGGGCGATCGCCTATGGCATCGCTAGTAATTCTAAATATGAGGATAGTAATGCTTGGTTGGAAGTGCTGCAAACTCTACCAATTAGAAATTTTTATGAATATTCACCCAACCTCACAAGTACCATTGCTGCTCAAGCAATTCAACAGGAAGTCCAAAAGCAACAAGGAATTTACCAACCTTTAGCACCTGGTCAAACAGTCAATACTAGTTCGGTGGTTGCTCAGTTAATTAATGAACAGTTACCTGTTTTACAATTTCAAATTCAAGGTCAAAATTGGCTATTGGTGGGTAATGTCAAGTCTCAAGAGGTGGAACAACTATATAAGGCGGGAAGCTTGCTGCGTCCGCAAGTGTTGTGGTGTAGCCCTCAGTCTTTGAGAGATTTAGTACAAGTGTTTCAACCACAGGTGGCGATCGCCTCTTCTGCTAACCTTGACTCAAAAACCTTATCTGAACTGAGTAAAAACCAGACAAAACTATTTTTTACTAGAGAGGATGGTGCTATCCAATGGACACCCAATGGTCAATTTGAAGCATTTGTGCAAGCAACAGAAAATAAATCTTCAGTTTTTTGATGGTAAAGCCCCAGTGACCAAAAGTTTTTAGACATTCTTTCAACTTTTGATCCCTTTAAACATTTCCTGTGCTTTCTGAAAAGCTTCTTTCATCACCGCCTGAATTTTCTGAGGATCGGGTTTCTTACCACCCATCAAGTCACCAAAATAAACACAAGCACCTTCTCCCAGCGCCCAAGTGTAAGCAGCAGCCCAAGAAGCAGCGATGACGCTACCGAAACCAGGCACAAATTTGATTAACTCTCGTGCAACAGCCTGGGCTAAAAAACCACCTGCGATCGCACTGACAACACCTCCTGCCTGTGATGGAGTCAGCGTCTGCCCATATAATTTTCCTAGCAGACCTACCATTGATACTTGCAAGGAAGTTAAAACTGGCATGGTGGCGAATGGCAATGGTACAGCCGCTAAAGCCGCTGCCATAATCGAAAATGGCAAAATGTAACGCCGTCCAGTATCCCGGTAAATGTCGCCCAGTTGCTTACCAGCTGCATCATCTAACAACTGATAAATTGCACGAGCTTCTGCTTCTGGAAGTAGTTCTGCCAGGGAATCCCGTAATACTTCTAAGCCATAAAACACAGGATTATATTCATCTTCTTCTAAAGTGAAGTCGATGAGGAGAGAGCGATCATATAGTCCTGCAAAAGCTTGCTCAATGGCTGCAAAGGCGCGGTTGACTTCCTCATAGTCTGGGGGATAATCAGGATGATCGGCTGTACTGGGGGGATAAATTTCATGTAAACAGGTAACAGCCAGTAGACAGGGAATCTCTGGATACTGCTGACGTAGTTTTTCCGCAATTTGTCGCAGTGTCTCAGTGGCAAAATCATTAATTTTGACTGTCAAAATCAAGACTCT
This genomic interval from Nodularia sp. LEGE 06071 contains the following:
- the glyQ gene encoding glycine--tRNA ligase subunit alpha, which translates into the protein MNFQSVISLLHQFWGERGCLIAQPYDIEKGAGTKNPHTFLRALGPEPWSVAYVEPCRRPTDGRYGENPNRFQHYYQYQVLIKPSPDNIQDIYLDSLRVLGIRPEDHDVRFVEDNWEDATVGAWGTGWEVWLDGMEITQFTYFQQCGGIDCRPVSIEITYGLERLVMYLQQVEAITKIDWTDTITYGDVFLQSEIEQCTYNFEGSNPELLLTLFNLYEQEASQLTERGLVVPSLDYVMKCSHTFNLLDARGVISVTERTRYIGRIRHLARKVAHLYVEQREKLGFPLLKGITV
- a CDS encoding ComEC/Rec2 family competence protein → MIQTSGVFICLGFILGLLLTGVPGGGFWVLGFGVVGALLFGRRRLGQFAQKSENAHGKTQAVPSIWQNAPHPRIWLVAGLVGLLATFYFQWRSPQPDENDISTFISSANNGNQQQLVIVRGEVVSNPRLTRSQRGQFLLAATQLDEVKNETGPVNVPKGVTGKLYVTVPILQATGLYPGQQIAVTGILYKPRTASNPGAFDFQKFLKQQGIFAGLTGRQINVLDQYDERQWGWWQIRQRIVRSQVRWLGVPGGPLVSAMVLGSKAVDLPYDIRDLFVKAGLAHTLAASGFHVSLVLGLILQLTRRASKGTQFTFGCLALIIFLSLTGFQPSVLRAVIMGFAALVGLLLKRKVKQFGSLLLAATLLLLINPLWIWDLGFELSFLATLGLIVTVPALVKRLDWLPPAIASLIAVPLAATIWTLPLQLYVFGVMPAYGVLLNIISTPLIAMISIGGIISAIAALIWPAAGSALAGGLHYPTDWLIKLVESFSNLPGNSLSLGSISTWQLLGIYAVVISVWLVRWWQKRWWFAGLMAIGLVVIPFWHSANTLLRITVLAAGTEPVVVIQDRGRVTLINSGDEGTGRFTILPFLQQQGINQIDWAIAYGIASNSKYEDSNAWLEVLQTLPIRNFYEYSPNLTSTIAAQAIQQEVQKQQGIYQPLAPGQTVNTSSVVAQLINEQLPVLQFQIQGQNWLLVGNVKSQEVEQLYKAGSLLRPQVLWCSPQSLRDLVQVFQPQVAIASSANLDSKTLSELSKNQTKLFFTREDGAIQWTPNGQFEAFVQATENKSSVF
- a CDS encoding GTPase family protein translates to MTEKPDADRKSVDSQQFTEPTDGTAKSVNSAWSNRITRIWNKTTTSLVKLLPVEQVTQTIVQWFSVSETEVAEILAKVRAELPTTEALLIGKPQAGKSSIVRGLTGVSAEIVGQGFRPHTQHTQRYAYPSNELPLLIFTDTVGLGDVNQDTQAVIQDLISDLQQSSRCARVLILTVKINDFATETLRQIAEKLRQQYPEIPCLLAVTCLHEIYPPSTADHPDYPPDYEEVNRAFAAIEQAFAGLYDRSLLIDFTLEEDEYNPVFYGLEVLRDSLAELLPEAEARAIYQLLDDAAGKQLGDIYRDTGRRYILPFSIMAAALAAVPLPFATMPVLTSLQVSMVGLLGKLYGQTLTPSQAGGVVSAIAGGFLAQAVARELIKFVPGFGSVIAASWAAAYTWALGEGACVYFGDLMGGKKPDPQKIQAVMKEAFQKAQEMFKGIKS